A single window of Halobacterium jilantaiense DNA harbors:
- a CDS encoding chorismate mutase, which translates to MEREPGDGQGDDDATDRGPNDMTLDELREEIESIDREIVDLIARRTYVAETIADVKDEQGLATTDESQEQAVMERAGKNAAAFDVDDNLVKAIFRLLIELNKVEQRENR; encoded by the coding sequence ATGGAACGAGAACCCGGGGACGGTCAGGGAGACGACGACGCAACTGACCGGGGCCCGAACGACATGACACTGGACGAACTCCGAGAGGAGATCGAGAGCATCGACCGCGAAATCGTCGACCTCATCGCGCGACGCACCTACGTCGCCGAGACCATCGCCGACGTGAAAGACGAACAGGGGCTGGCGACGACCGACGAGTCCCAGGAGCAGGCGGTGATGGAGCGCGCCGGGAAAAACGCCGCGGCGTTCGACGTCGACGACAACCTCGTGAAGGCCATCTTCCGGCTGCTCATCGAACTGAACAAGGTCGAGCAGCGGGAGAACCGGTAG
- a CDS encoding NUDIX hydrolase yields the protein MNDALAGLVARSDATHVVREFEVPPEDLSPDADGWTAAGAVVWNPDGEVAFVETHWSDGWVLPGGGVEDGETFAAAARREVREETGLDCTVLGPRRVEEQVFRSGDESIRGWFVAFAARTDATEFGDDLGERADEIERVGWFDGSPPSVAGVLDAEAMLRDCRVE from the coding sequence ATGAACGACGCGCTCGCCGGCCTCGTCGCGCGCTCTGACGCGACCCACGTGGTGCGCGAGTTCGAGGTGCCACCGGAAGACCTGTCGCCGGACGCGGACGGCTGGACGGCGGCCGGCGCGGTCGTCTGGAACCCCGACGGCGAGGTGGCGTTCGTCGAGACGCACTGGAGCGACGGCTGGGTGCTGCCGGGCGGCGGCGTCGAGGACGGCGAGACGTTCGCGGCCGCGGCGCGCCGCGAGGTCCGCGAGGAGACCGGGCTGGACTGTACCGTACTCGGCCCGCGGCGCGTCGAAGAACAGGTGTTCCGGTCGGGCGACGAGTCGATCCGGGGGTGGTTCGTGGCGTTCGCGGCGCGCACCGACGCCACCGAGTTCGGGGACGATCTCGGGGAGCGCGCGGACGAAATCGAGCGCGTGGGCTGGTTCGACGGCTCGCCCCCGAGCGTCGCTGGAGTGCTAGACGCCGAGGCGATGCTGCGGGACTGCCGGGTGGAGTAG
- the surE gene encoding 5'/3'-nucleotidase SurE, which yields MDSEPEILVTNDDGIDAPGIRALAEGLDAVGNVTVVAPADDKSATGRAMSSEVRVHDHDLGYAVEGTPSDCVVAGLEALGPYPDLVVAGVNEGGNLGMYVLGRSGTVSAAVESAFFGVPAIAVSMYMREDQFGEPTAVEDYEHAVDATTHLADAAVETDVFEAADYLNVNAPHPEADATGEMVVTRPSHAYDMTADQHGDTVALRDRLWDAMASGDIPDPEGTDRRAVLDGHVSVSPLTAPHTTERHDALDDLADRF from the coding sequence ATGGACTCAGAGCCCGAGATTCTCGTGACGAACGACGATGGAATCGACGCCCCCGGCATCCGCGCGCTCGCCGAGGGCCTCGACGCCGTCGGGAACGTCACTGTCGTCGCGCCCGCCGACGACAAGAGCGCGACCGGCCGCGCGATGTCCAGTGAGGTCCGCGTCCACGACCACGACCTCGGGTACGCCGTCGAGGGGACACCTTCCGACTGCGTCGTCGCCGGGCTGGAGGCGCTCGGGCCGTACCCCGACCTCGTGGTCGCCGGTGTGAACGAGGGCGGGAACCTCGGGATGTACGTCCTCGGCCGGTCCGGCACCGTCAGCGCCGCCGTCGAGTCGGCGTTCTTCGGCGTGCCCGCCATCGCCGTCTCGATGTACATGCGCGAAGACCAGTTCGGCGAGCCGACGGCCGTCGAAGACTACGAACACGCCGTCGACGCCACCACGCACCTCGCCGACGCCGCCGTCGAGACTGACGTCTTCGAGGCGGCGGACTACCTGAACGTGAACGCGCCCCACCCGGAGGCCGACGCGACCGGCGAGATGGTCGTCACGCGCCCCTCCCACGCGTACGACATGACCGCCGACCAGCACGGCGACACCGTGGCGCTCCGGGACCGGCTCTGGGACGCGATGGCGTCCGGCGACATCCCCGACCCGGAAGGGACCGACCGGCGGGCCGTCCTCGACGGCCACGTCTCTGTGTCGCCGCTGACGGCACCGCACACGACCGAACGCCACGACGCGCTCGACGACCTCGCCGACCGGTTCTGA
- a CDS encoding S8 family serine peptidase yields MNRKAVFATIFAVLLALAPAAGMAGATAAPAGGTDAVANALDGDVENPNAAVEFGAPGDVDAALQDAEGTVEVVLRLEAIDRASIQDVTGQAAIQSLKTHAAATQQNLLRFAGQTDGVEVVEQLWIANAVLAEVDTDEVSIEELTRIKGVERAHANFELTVPEPAQQRAASADGVQVDSYNTTYGLSQINATEVWDEYNTMGDGVGVAVLDTGVDPDHPDIDIDPDNFVEATEDGVENVDPYDSAEHGTHTSGTVTGGNASGEYIGVAPDATLYHGLVISGGSGSFVQVANGMQWAANESGVDVVSMSLGGEGYSEQMIEPTQNIEAAGKILVASAGNSGAGTSGSPGNVYEAVAAGASNEAGGIADFSSGEEIDTESAWGDAAPSDWPDSYTVPDYAAPGVAVKSAAPGGGYQELSGTSMAAPHMSGAVALMLSAAGDIDQATVEDALTESAWTPTEDPDPTRYGDGIIDIYNATDQVALEQEITGTVTDTDGSPIAGATVSTDQGFEATTNAEGEYTVLAETGNVSVTADAFGAESATETVEVGDNETAVQNFSLEPALGVTLESGQASAIEGGENASATVNVANLDSYTAELADGYSEADATLYLNGDEIQFGETVELGGYSGTATVTVETAANTTGSLSIEHSFAGLGDSVNVTTGPTEVYENFVQVGVVDDDGGYGGAVASTIEAETPGNYSVSVIGSDTAIDSVDEYDAYVVQQIDEDNADAFTSATAGYSVGTVYLDQWASDSNGIEARSSALGDPAETDDGFSGEQPQYVNVADHPIFEGTGDEPILLHEATFSDKTWFSGTDAEVLADVSNGEVQGAGVAVSEARWDILGASLGYSSFVGDDDFTEDADTILGNMVTLAVDTPDPAGTVSVTDTMVTPDSSATVTLETDVSNATGYEATIEFDPEKLQVEDVSGENMADPVMEVDNEDGEIFLTQAQASGADAPEMAEIEFEVIDMQNGEEADVSLVGSESAVYDPSGEAYTTNWDNGHVMVLEGDLGDVNADGEITAGDAVIVQRYIAGLPTDVPDEQIEVLGDVNQDGQITSADVTYILQIVAGIEEPPEMNAVGSQSPVATSVFEATAGPSAVAL; encoded by the coding sequence ATGAATCGGAAGGCAGTCTTCGCCACGATATTCGCGGTGCTGCTCGCGCTCGCCCCCGCAGCGGGGATGGCGGGCGCTACGGCGGCACCAGCAGGGGGAACAGACGCAGTAGCTAATGCACTCGACGGCGACGTAGAGAACCCGAACGCGGCCGTCGAGTTCGGCGCACCAGGTGACGTCGACGCGGCCCTCCAGGACGCCGAGGGCACGGTCGAAGTCGTCCTGCGGCTGGAAGCGATCGACCGCGCCAGCATCCAGGACGTCACCGGGCAGGCAGCGATTCAGTCACTGAAGACCCACGCCGCCGCGACCCAGCAGAACCTCCTTCGGTTCGCCGGGCAGACCGACGGCGTCGAGGTCGTCGAGCAGCTCTGGATCGCGAACGCGGTGCTCGCGGAAGTCGACACCGACGAGGTCAGCATCGAAGAGCTGACCCGGATCAAAGGTGTCGAGCGAGCGCACGCGAACTTCGAGCTCACGGTGCCCGAGCCCGCCCAGCAGCGCGCCGCCAGCGCGGACGGCGTGCAGGTGGACTCCTACAACACCACCTACGGCCTCTCGCAGATCAACGCTACCGAGGTCTGGGACGAGTACAACACGATGGGTGACGGCGTCGGCGTCGCCGTCCTCGACACCGGTGTCGACCCGGACCACCCGGACATCGACATCGACCCGGACAACTTCGTCGAAGCCACCGAGGACGGCGTGGAGAACGTCGACCCCTACGATAGTGCTGAACACGGCACCCACACTTCGGGTACCGTCACCGGTGGGAACGCCAGCGGCGAGTACATCGGCGTCGCGCCCGACGCGACGCTCTATCACGGCCTCGTTATTTCGGGCGGTAGCGGCTCGTTCGTGCAGGTCGCCAACGGGATGCAGTGGGCCGCCAACGAGTCCGGTGTCGACGTCGTGTCGATGAGCCTCGGCGGAGAGGGGTACTCCGAGCAGATGATCGAGCCCACGCAGAACATCGAGGCCGCCGGCAAGATTCTCGTTGCCTCGGCGGGTAACAGCGGCGCAGGGACTTCCGGCAGCCCCGGGAACGTCTACGAGGCAGTCGCAGCCGGCGCGAGCAACGAAGCCGGCGGCATCGCCGACTTCTCCAGCGGCGAGGAGATCGACACCGAGTCCGCGTGGGGCGACGCCGCGCCCAGCGACTGGCCGGACTCCTACACCGTTCCCGACTACGCCGCGCCCGGTGTGGCCGTGAAGAGCGCCGCGCCCGGCGGCGGCTACCAGGAGCTGTCCGGAACGTCGATGGCCGCGCCGCACATGAGCGGCGCAGTCGCGCTGATGCTGTCCGCGGCGGGCGATATCGACCAGGCGACCGTCGAGGACGCGCTGACCGAGTCGGCGTGGACGCCCACCGAGGACCCCGACCCGACCCGGTACGGTGACGGCATCATCGACATCTACAACGCGACCGACCAGGTCGCACTCGAACAGGAGATCACTGGCACGGTGACTGACACCGACGGCAGCCCCATCGCGGGCGCGACCGTCTCCACCGACCAGGGCTTCGAAGCGACGACGAACGCCGAGGGCGAGTACACGGTGCTCGCGGAGACCGGGAACGTCTCGGTGACCGCCGACGCCTTCGGAGCGGAGAGCGCGACCGAGACCGTCGAAGTCGGCGACAACGAGACCGCCGTCCAGAACTTCAGCCTCGAACCCGCGCTCGGTGTCACTCTGGAGTCCGGACAGGCCAGCGCCATCGAGGGCGGTGAGAACGCCTCCGCGACTGTCAACGTCGCGAACCTCGACTCGTACACCGCCGAACTCGCCGACGGCTACAGCGAGGCCGACGCCACGCTGTACCTCAACGGCGACGAGATTCAGTTCGGCGAGACGGTCGAACTCGGCGGTTACAGCGGCACGGCGACCGTGACTGTCGAGACGGCCGCGAACACGACGGGGAGCCTCTCCATCGAACACAGCTTCGCGGGCCTCGGTGACAGCGTCAACGTCACCACCGGCCCGACCGAGGTCTACGAGAACTTCGTTCAGGTCGGCGTCGTCGACGACGACGGCGGCTACGGCGGCGCGGTCGCCTCCACCATCGAGGCGGAGACGCCCGGGAACTACTCGGTGTCCGTCATCGGCTCCGACACCGCCATCGACTCCGTCGACGAGTACGACGCGTACGTCGTCCAGCAGATCGACGAGGACAACGCCGACGCGTTCACGTCCGCAACGGCGGGCTACAGCGTCGGGACCGTCTACCTCGACCAGTGGGCGTCGGACTCCAACGGCATCGAAGCGCGGTCGTCCGCGCTCGGCGACCCGGCGGAGACCGACGACGGCTTCAGCGGCGAGCAGCCGCAGTACGTGAACGTCGCCGACCACCCCATCTTCGAGGGAACCGGTGACGAGCCGATTCTCCTCCACGAAGCCACGTTCTCGGACAAGACGTGGTTCAGCGGCACCGACGCCGAGGTCCTGGCCGACGTCTCCAACGGCGAGGTCCAGGGCGCTGGCGTCGCAGTCAGCGAGGCGCGCTGGGACATCCTCGGCGCGTCTCTCGGCTACAGCTCGTTCGTCGGCGACGACGACTTCACCGAGGACGCGGACACCATCCTCGGCAACATGGTCACCCTCGCCGTGGACACGCCGGATCCGGCAGGCACGGTGAGCGTCACCGACACGATGGTCACGCCGGACAGCTCGGCGACCGTGACCCTCGAGACCGACGTGTCGAACGCCACGGGCTACGAGGCCACCATCGAATTCGACCCGGAGAAGCTCCAGGTCGAGGACGTGTCCGGTGAGAACATGGCCGACCCCGTGATGGAGGTCGACAACGAGGACGGCGAGATATTCCTGACGCAAGCGCAGGCGTCGGGTGCCGACGCGCCCGAGATGGCCGAGATCGAGTTCGAGGTCATCGATATGCAGAACGGCGAGGAGGCCGACGTCAGCCTCGTCGGCTCCGAGTCCGCGGTCTACGACCCGAGCGGTGAGGCCTACACCACCAACTGGGACAACGGCCACGTCATGGTGCTCGAGGGCGACCTCGGTGACGTGAACGCGGACGGCGAGATCACTGCTGGTGACGCGGTCATCGTCCAGCGGTACATCGCCGGTCTGCCGACCGACGTGCCGGACGAACAGATCGAAGTGCTCGGCGACGTCAACCAAGACGGCCAGATCACGTCCGCCGACGTGACCTACATCCTGCAGATCGTCGCCGGCATCGAGGAGCCGCCGGAGATGAACGCGGTCGGCAGTCAGTCGCCCGTCGCCACTTCGGTCTTCGAAGCGACCGCCGGTCCGAGCGCAGTCGCGCTCTAG
- a CDS encoding cohesin domain-containing protein, with protein MIDTTHRSIAVAALVVAVAVTTAAAPVVAATAGTDGRTLDSQDQPRMQLGSATVDPGETTTVELATDATGVAGYQANVTFDPAVVSVESVAGSDSFGDPVVNVNNDEGWVFVTQSQVDGTDEPVLATITFAAVGDDGARSSLGFVDEETVLNDADSTTVEVSLSPGEVTVAAGDVSSDASGSDSSNEDSQNDVDKQKSDASDGGGGGGPLGGVDPVVVGGGAAALGGTAAAGVYLGQRLG; from the coding sequence ATGATTGACACCACACACCGTTCGATCGCCGTCGCGGCGCTCGTCGTGGCCGTCGCCGTCACCACGGCGGCCGCCCCAGTCGTCGCGGCGACCGCCGGAACTGACGGACGCACGCTCGACAGCCAGGACCAGCCCCGGATGCAGTTGGGGTCCGCCACCGTCGACCCCGGCGAGACGACGACAGTCGAACTCGCCACGGACGCCACCGGCGTCGCCGGCTACCAGGCGAACGTCACGTTCGACCCGGCCGTCGTCTCCGTCGAGTCGGTCGCCGGCTCCGACAGCTTCGGCGACCCGGTCGTGAACGTGAACAACGACGAGGGCTGGGTGTTCGTCACGCAGTCGCAGGTCGACGGCACGGACGAGCCCGTCCTCGCCACCATCACGTTCGCGGCCGTCGGCGACGACGGCGCGCGTTCCTCGCTCGGATTCGTCGACGAGGAGACCGTCCTCAACGACGCCGACTCCACGACCGTCGAGGTCTCGCTGTCGCCCGGCGAGGTGACGGTCGCCGCCGGCGACGTGTCCAGCGACGCCAGCGGTAGCGACAGCAGTAACGAGGACAGCCAGAACGACGTCGACAAGCAGAAATCCGACGCCAGTGACGGCGGCGGGGGTGGCGGCCCGCTCGGCGGCGTCGACCCGGTCGTCGTCGGCGGTGGTGCGGCCGCCCTCGGCGGCACCGCCGCGGCGGGCGTCTACCTCGGCCAGCGCCTCGGGTAG
- a CDS encoding DUF7344 domain-containing protein — protein sequence MSVSQTKPDESGREPDNQDESGVGTLQHRSATTDDNADDVDRVFDVLANRRRRQILYLLDDAENNAAEVPELASTIAAWEEGIADPVSVTYDDRKSVQAAVYQHHAPKMAAADLVEFDKRACRLELDPDVDVDALLDRTPEPADDGDNRALSAVSVSAVALATTVSHLASPAVVSGPVAVVVLVVCACALAGLAHDAYTNDD from the coding sequence GTGAGTGTTTCACAAACTAAGCCCGACGAATCGGGGAGAGAACCGGACAATCAGGACGAGAGTGGTGTCGGCACACTCCAGCACCGGTCAGCCACGACCGACGACAACGCCGACGACGTAGACAGAGTGTTCGACGTCCTCGCGAACCGCCGCCGCCGTCAGATACTCTACCTGCTCGACGACGCCGAGAACAACGCAGCCGAGGTCCCGGAGCTCGCGTCCACCATCGCTGCCTGGGAGGAGGGAATCGCGGACCCGGTCTCCGTCACGTACGACGACCGCAAGTCCGTCCAGGCAGCCGTCTACCAGCATCACGCGCCGAAGATGGCGGCCGCAGACCTCGTGGAGTTCGACAAACGCGCCTGCCGCCTGGAACTGGACCCAGACGTCGACGTCGACGCCCTCCTCGACAGGACGCCCGAACCGGCCGACGACGGGGACAACCGAGCGCTGTCGGCCGTCTCCGTGTCCGCAGTCGCGCTCGCCACGACCGTGAGCCACCTCGCCTCGCCAGCCGTGGTCAGCGGACCGGTCGCGGTCGTCGTGCTCGTCGTCTGCGCCTGCGCGCTCGCCGGGCTCGCCCACGACGCCTACACGAACGACGACTGA